The DNA sequence AGAATGATCGGTGTAGTCAAGCCTTCCAGAGTCTTGCAAAATTGGTCGGCGGCGCTTTCCGGATGGCCGAATTGATGATCATGAGTTAGAAGATTTGACAGCCATAGCGTCAGACAATCCACCAGAATAACCCCATAGCGGCCATTGGCCTCGTGCAGAACTGCGGCCAGGGCCAGGGGCTCTTCCCAGGTCTGCCACTGCGGCCCGCGTGCCCGTTGGTGATGGGCGATACGGGCGGCCATTTCTTCGTCCAGGGCTTCACCCGTAGCCACATACAGACGCGGCGGCGGCAGAGCCTCTGCCCACCGCTGCGCCAAAGTACTCTTGCCACTTTTAGCTCCGCCGCTCAGGAAAGCCACCCGAAATGGCGGCACTATCGACATACTCGGATTTCCTTCTGGTACGTTGTATTGCCGCTAAGAATATGCTTATTCTAGGCTACCGTCAAGTGGTTAGCCTCAAAACGGGTTTGCAGTAATGTTCTGCAGTGTCGAGGGCGGGATCAGAAAAGGGCAGGCAAGCAACTGAAATATGTTGTGATCCTATGATTTCATGGTATAAAAAACCATGTTGGGAGCACGAGGCTGCCCGACATAACTGCAGCAAGGAAGGGATGATACTAGTGGGAAAGTTAGAACAGGGTCTGGTGCAGATTTACACCGGAGAAGGAAAAGGCAAGACTACCGCTGCCCTCGGATTGGCGCTGCGAGCCCTGGGCCGTGGTTTAAAAGTATTCATGTTGCAGTTTCTCAAGGGCGATGATACCGGAGAATTGTTTTCGACACAGCAGTTCGGGGATAAGTTTGTCATCCGCCAGACCGGTTTGGGAGGGTTCATCCGCAAAGGCAAAGCCGGTCCGGAAGATGCCCAGCGGGCTAAAGAAGCTATGAATTTAGCTAAAGATATTCTCCGTAGGGGTGATTATGATCTGGTCATTTTGGATGAAATCAATGTCGCGCTCTACTTTGAACTGGTTTCCGTACCTGAAGTTCTGAAATTACTGCAGGCTCGAGCTCCCCATGTAGAAGTAGTCCTCACCGGCCGCTATGCTCCTCAAGAAATCATTGAGGCCGCCGATTTGGTCACCGAGATGAAAAACATCAAGCATTACTATCACGCCGGCGTAAAGGCCCGCAAAGGAATTGAATCGTAAATGCTCATTACCAAGAAAACAAGTGGCGAGTCAATAACAAAATGACTTCGGATGGTGTTCATGGATCGCAGGTGGCCGAAGGGTAATAGCAATTATCAGGAATTAAATCCTATTTTTTGATCTTTCCAAAGGATTGGCTGGGCCTTGGGAAAACACATTTTTATTGCCGCTTTAAATGCATAACTTAAAAAAACCGCCAGAAAACAGGCGATCAGATAAAACCCCTTAAGTGTGGGGGTGCCATGGATTAAGCCGAACATCAATGGGCTTTCGGTAGTTACGAGGCGGATTTCCAAGATATAATAACCGATGCCTTCAAATAACAGCAGAAGAGGAAAATAAACAAGCCAGGTTGCCGCCAGACTCATGAGTGTACTATTCAGCAGATAGTGCCAGAAATTGTAGACGCAGAGAATAAAGAACAGCCAAAGGCTCCATAACGTACAGGCAAACCAGTTGAGACCGGGAGAATTAAAAAAGGGTACGTTGTAAGTATAATCATAGTAGGTTACCCAGATGCAGGCCATGCCCACGGCAACAGCCAGTTCCGCCAACATGTCCGGGGAAAATTGGTACACCCCTCCCAGGCGCCAGCGGGTTGCCTTCTGGCGGCAAGAAACCTTTAGGCGCGCCAATCCGCCTAACAGGCCAATAATCAGATCAGTAAACTGATCGGGAATAATCTCAGGTCGAAATACATCGATCGCGGCGTAGACAAACCAGAGTTCGACTATTTCCCAGAGCAACAGCAAGAACGTGAGCATTACAGATGGGCGCCTGACCTTCATATTTTGCAGAATGAGCATAATTATGAAGCCGTTGGCGAAATGCACCAGGGACCAGTAATCAATAAAAAAATATCGAGTCTGCCAAATCACCGTATAGAAAGGTTCCGTGGTACTCTGAATTAAATAGTACAATCCTTTTAACATGCACTATACCTTCCTGGGACTATAATCGGTTGAATGGATTGGATTATCGGCTGTGCTACAGACAGCATACTCTTATAAGGAGTTACCGAAATCTCATACTAATGAGACATCGGCATCTTGTAAAATTTCTAAATTTTTTTTGATATGAAATGATAAGATTTATTTACGGTTCATCCGGAAACTGCAGCGGTGCCCCTCGCAGCACAAAGCCAAAAATGGCAATCTTGTTTTGCAGGCGATCAGCAGGACTGATTGCTACCGCCCAATATGTCTCTCATTCGTCGTAGCGACGGATCAGCAGAATCCCCAGCCAGAAGGTGGCCAAACCATAAAAGACCAAAAAGGCAAAAGAAACGAGGGAGGACATTGACCATTCCGGGTATCGCAGCAATATGTTGGTGTGCGTCAGGGGCAGGAGGAAGATAAACTTCTGTACCACCCACGGCATCTCCTCCACCGGAAAGAAGGTGCCGCTAAAAAAGGCCATGGGCATGATAAAAAAATTGGTGAAACTGGCGGCATCGTCATGCGAGCGGGATTTTAAACCGACGATAACTCCCATGGATGCCGACAGAAAACAATTGACCAACAAGGCGGTTAGAAAAATACCATTAAGGGCCAGACGGCTGCCCACCACCCAACCGCAACCCAACAGAATGATTGAGGCAAACAGCCCGCGCACCATGCCGGCAAGCACTTCGCCCCACATGATGGCACCTGCACTCACCGGCGCCTGGATATAAATCTGAAAGGTTCGGAAGAACAGGCGGGAAACGGTCATGCCATTGGCGATCCAAGTATAGGAATTGATCATCGAGGTCACCGCTACCAAACCCGGCATCAGGTAGTCCAAATAACTGCTGCCACCGATGGACACCCGCCGCCCGAGACCGACGCCGAAGACCAACAGATAGAGCAACGGCGTCAACATGGTGGACAGGACAAAACCCAACCGCAGCACACGCCGTTTAAAGATCAGTATTTCTCTAAGAAAGATGGGATACCAGTTCATCTTCCCCTTTGCCTTTTGCCTCCTCCCTTTCCCCGGCTTTTAAAGCGCCGTATCTCCGGATTCGCCGGTGCGGAGGCGGATGGCCTCCGAGACCGGGTAGACGAAGATTTTGCCGTCGCCGATACGTCCGGTGCGCGCCTGTTCCTGAATCGCCTGCACAATGGCCACTACCTTGTCATCCGGAGCTACGATTTCGATCTTTACCTTGGGAATAAAATCCACCTGGTACTCCATGCCCCGATAAACCTCCCGCATGCCTTTTTGTTGGCCAAAACCCTTTACTTCGGTAACCGTCATCCCTTGAATATTAATTTGGTGCAAGGCTTCTTTCACAGACTCCAGTTTAAAGGGTTGGATAATTGCTTCGATTTTCTTCACGCAGCCTCCTCAACAGGACCGGATAGATTTGCAACTTGAACGAATATTACTTAAGACACCTTTAGGCTAGCTTGATCCGGTTTTTTCCCTCACCCCCGGCTTCCTAACTTACAAATCGCATCTCCGCCGCAGTTGGGCCACGATCTCATCGCTGATGGAGTAGGGGTCGGTTTTTTTGGCGGCGATGTCGGCCAATATCTGTTTCACGCCATTCGCCGACAGCATATGGGAAATGATCTGCTCCCGAATGCCCTGCATGATGAGGTCCATTAGCTCCCCCCGCAGTCGGGGAGCCATAACCCGGGCCAGCTCCCGGCCGCCCTCCCGGCGTAGATAGTCCCGGTGCTCGAATACGGCGGCCATAAGTTCGGGAACACCTAAATTTTTGGGGGCTTCGGTCCGGAAGACCAAAGGACGCCAACCGTCCTCCCGATTCGGCTGGCGCAGATCAATCATGTTCACCAGATCCTGATAGGTGCGGTCAGCTCCTTCCCGATCAGCTTTATTAATAACAAACAGGTCGCCGATTTCCAGAATACCTGCCTTGATGGCCTGAATATCGTCTCCCATTCCCGGAACCGTCACTACGATGGTAGTGTGGGCGGCGCTGGCGATCTCCACCTCGTCCTGACCCACGCCTACTGTTTCCACCAGGATAAAATCCTTACCCATAGCATCCAGGACGTTGACGACGGCCCGGGACGAGGCCGTTAGCCCCCCAAAATGCCCGCGGGTAGCTAAAGAGCGGATGAAGACGCCTTCATCGGTGGCGTGACGCTGCATCCGGATGCGATCTCCCAGGATAGCGCCACCGGAGAAGGGGCTGGTCGGATCCACCGCCACCACACCTACGGTCAGACCCTGCTGGCGCAGCAATTGGATCATGCGGTCTGTCAGAGTGCTCTTGCCCACTCCGGGGGATCCCGTAATCCCGATGATATGCGCCCGGCCGGTATACTGGTAGAGGCCTTTGAGGATTTCCCGAGCGGCGGGATCACCCTCGTCCAGGTCCCGCATTAATCGGGCCGTAGCCCGGATGTCGCCTTGCCGCACCTGCTGAATAATGTCCATAATTGATGTCCCTAGTACTGTTTGCCGAGGAAAAATTAATTGTTATTCTTTACAAGGCCCCCGCAAGACATAAAAATTACCTCTCTAGGACGCTGTTTCCTGTGCCCTCCGAGGACTCCCCACTCCTCACGGTTCGATAATACTGGCCTGGATAATAGTTACCGGCGTCACCGGAACGTCAGCATGAAAGCCCTTGCTGGTAGTGGGAACGGCCTTGATTTTGTCCACCACGTCTTTTCCCTGCACCACTTTGCCAAAAACGGCATAACCCCAACCGGCAGGGTTCTTGCCGGTGTGATTGAGGCTTTGATTATCGGCTACGTTAATGAAAAACTGCGAGGTGGCGGAATCCGGGACGGCAGTGCGGGCCATCGCAATGGTGTAGGCATCGTTGGTAAGCCCGTTATCTGCTTCGTTCTTAATGGGCGGCCGGTTGGCCTTCTGCTTCATCTGGGCGTCCATTCCGCCACCCTGGATCATAAATCCGTTGATCACTCGGTGAAAGATAGTGCCGTCGTAAAATCCGTCTTTGACGTACCGCAGGAAGTTTGCCACCGTATTTGGGGCTTTCTCCACATTGAGCTCAAGTACAATATCACCTAAGGAAGTTTGTAATTTTACCATGACGGGTCTCCTCACTGCTTCGACCTCGCCTACCCAGGCGAAGGCTGACACGCAGACGAACAGGGCCAAGATCCCGGCAAGCCTTTGGCGGGTAAAGACTAGAAGCAGCATCTGTTTAAACATCATCGTTCCTTTCTTACTTAATGAGAACATTGAGAAGGCCAAAAATTTCGTGAAGACCGGCAATCTCTCAGGATCATCATTCCATGATCGCCTTTTTCACTGAAAGAGTATCATACAGACCACAAACATTTCCAACAATTAATTCGCTTTTTGAATAAATTAATATGTTTTTACAATGTCTTACACTAAATTGAGATCAAACTTAAGGACTTGGGCCAATGGTAGTCTTCCGGGATCCGCTATGGCCGTTTTCTGAAATGTCGAAGGCAATAATTCTTTCTTATATCCGAAGATGTCATTGACACTCAAAAAAAAAGCGGATACAATTAAACAATTATCCATTTAAAATTATTTCTAATTTAGGCATAGTGAACAGCTTTTCAACCTCCCGACCAATCATCAACAGACAAAGGAAGCAGAACGGGCCCTGGTATAAGATACGGCGGAAGCAGAAAGCGGTCGCTGGTCCAAGGGGAACTTTTTCAATAACTGTATGAGTCCCATCCATAAAATGCTGATTAACGCCTCCGATCCGGAAGAATTCCGGGTGGCCATCGTTGAAGATGGCAAGTTAGAGGAATTTGCCCTGGAGGCGGCCAGTCGAGAACAGCTTAAAGGCAACATTTACAAAGGCGTCATTTCGAATATCGAACCCAGTCTCCAGGCAGCTTTTGTTCATTATGGCGCCGAGCGGCAGGGTTTTTTACCGATCTCAGAAAT is a window from the Desulfobacca acetoxidans DSM 11109 genome containing:
- the cobU gene encoding bifunctional adenosylcobinamide kinase/adenosylcobinamide-phosphate guanylyltransferase, translated to MSIVPPFRVAFLSGGAKSGKSTLAQRWAEALPPPRLYVATGEALDEEMAARIAHHQRARGPQWQTWEEPLALAAVLHEANGRYGVILVDCLTLWLSNLLTHDHQFGHPESAADQFCKTLEGLTTPIILVSNEVGWGIVPENSLARRFRDLAGRLNQQVAALADVAVLVVSGLPLYLKGRQIL
- the cobO gene encoding cob(I)yrinic acid a,c-diamide adenosyltransferase, producing MISWYKKPCWEHEAARHNCSKEGMILVGKLEQGLVQIYTGEGKGKTTAALGLALRALGRGLKVFMLQFLKGDDTGELFSTQQFGDKFVIRQTGLGGFIRKGKAGPEDAQRAKEAMNLAKDILRRGDYDLVILDEINVALYFELVSVPEVLKLLQARAPHVEVVLTGRYAPQEIIEAADLVTEMKNIKHYYHAGVKARKGIES
- a CDS encoding ABC transporter permease, whose amino-acid sequence is MNWYPIFLREILIFKRRVLRLGFVLSTMLTPLLYLLVFGVGLGRRVSIGGSSYLDYLMPGLVAVTSMINSYTWIANGMTVSRLFFRTFQIYIQAPVSAGAIMWGEVLAGMVRGLFASIILLGCGWVVGSRLALNGIFLTALLVNCFLSASMGVIVGLKSRSHDDAASFTNFFIMPMAFFSGTFFPVEEMPWVVQKFIFLLPLTHTNILLRYPEWSMSSLVSFAFLVFYGLATFWLGILLIRRYDE
- a CDS encoding P-II family nitrogen regulator, whose protein sequence is MKKIEAIIQPFKLESVKEALHQINIQGMTVTEVKGFGQQKGMREVYRGMEYQVDFIPKVKIEIVAPDDKVVAIVQAIQEQARTGRIGDGKIFVYPVSEAIRLRTGESGDTAL
- the meaB gene encoding methylmalonyl Co-A mutase-associated GTPase MeaB; its protein translation is MDIIQQVRQGDIRATARLMRDLDEGDPAAREILKGLYQYTGRAHIIGITGSPGVGKSTLTDRMIQLLRQQGLTVGVVAVDPTSPFSGGAILGDRIRMQRHATDEGVFIRSLATRGHFGGLTASSRAVVNVLDAMGKDFILVETVGVGQDEVEIASAAHTTIVVTVPGMGDDIQAIKAGILEIGDLFVINKADREGADRTYQDLVNMIDLRQPNREDGWRPLVFRTEAPKNLGVPELMAAVFEHRDYLRREGGRELARVMAPRLRGELMDLIMQGIREQIISHMLSANGVKQILADIAAKKTDPYSISDEIVAQLRRRCDL
- a CDS encoding peptidylprolyl isomerase; the encoded protein is MVKLQTSLGDIVLELNVEKAPNTVANFLRYVKDGFYDGTIFHRVINGFMIQGGGMDAQMKQKANRPPIKNEADNGLTNDAYTIAMARTAVPDSATSQFFINVADNQSLNHTGKNPAGWGYAVFGKVVQGKDVVDKIKAVPTTSKGFHADVPVTPVTIIQASIIEP